In Gossypium hirsutum isolate 1008001.06 chromosome A10, Gossypium_hirsutum_v2.1, whole genome shotgun sequence, the DNA window AGAGGGGGAATCTTCCgaaaaaaatatcaaagaaaGTTGGACAAATGAGTGGCTAATCAAAGATTGTTGAATTTGTTCCATAACGTAATGGTACGACATTTACCCTATTCGTATTCAAATCACTGCCCCTTCCTTATCCAGATGAAGCAAGACGTTCATCAAAGACTTATGCGGTTTCAATTTGAGGCATAATGTGTAATAGAAGAATCCTTTAAGAAAAAGGTTAGGAAGCTATAAGGGTGATGAAAGTGATTTGTTTAGGAAGCTAGAGCGAGTTTGGAACAAGTTGCGTAAATGGGCCAAATGATTCAAAGGGAAAGGGACGAATTTCGCCGCCAATTAACTAGTAAATTAGGTGATTTGTTAGAAAAAGAGAGGGATGATGTTATCCTAGAAGAGTTGATTGactagaaaattaattaaatctgGAGATTGATAAAGACGAGATGTTTTGGGAATAGCGAGCGCATGTGAATTAGCTACACTTGGGAGATAAGAACACAACTTTCTTCCATAAGTATGCCTCACAGAAAAGGACtaataaaataaagggactaTAGTATGAGGATGGAAGAGTGAAGAAAGAAGAGTCTAAAATAAAGATAATTGTGAGAAACTACTTTCAAGAGTTATTTACTACTAATAGAAACGTGATCACCAATCATATGCTAGATGGGGTGAGGAAGCGTATTTCTAATGAAGATAATTTGATGTTAACCAAAACGTATTGTTACAGCCTTGAAAGGAATAAGACCTACGAAAGCTTCTAGTGATATGGTTTCCCGGCACTATTTTTTTAGTGATGTTGGCATATCGTGGGCAGAGAGATTTTTTATTTTCGTTTGCAGGTATTAAATAGAGGTAAGACCCTTGACTCCCTAAACATTACCAATATTGTTCTTATCTTGAAAATTCCCCATCttttaaatttaaagaattttaGGTCTATAAGCTTATGCACTGTAATTTACAAATTGATTGCTAAAATGATAGCGAATCATTTTCAATGAGTGCTAAAAGGATGTATTGATAGTGCCCAAAGTGCATGTGTGCCAAAGAGACTGATTTCTGATAATATTCTAACGGCATATGAAATTATGTACTCCTTTATACAAAAACGATTGGGCAAAAAAAGGTCTATGGCATTAAAGGTAAACATGAATAAGGCGTATGATCGGGTTGAACGGAACTTCCTTCGTATAATGATGGAGCATATGGGTTTTGTCATGCCTTGGATTGATTTAATCATGCGGTGTATTTCATCTATTTTGTATTCGGTAATTGTTAATGGCAAGGTGAGGGAAGTTTTCAAACCAAGTAAGGGGCTTTGCCAAGAGGATCCATTAAGTTtgtttcttttcttgatctatagtgAAGGCTTACCCATTTTGATGAATAGGGCGTTGAATGAGGGCTTGCTTAAAGGTATCAAGATGAGTAGAGGAGGGCCACTAATTACGCATCTACTATTTGTTGACGATTTTATGTTATTTGGTGAGGCAAATGAAAGAGGTTCGTGATTTATAGAATATTTGGAAACAGTATGAAGACTGTTATGGGCAATGTATAAATTACAAGAAGTCAACAATTTCTTCAGCTCAAATGTAGTCGAAGGGTATAGGTTATCAATTTCTAGGGCCTTGGGAGTTAGGTACTCGAGTGATTATGAGTGATATTTGAGGCTCCCTAACATGGTTGGGAGAAGTAAGAAATTGGCATTTCAAATTTTAAAGGACAAATTCATGCAGAGAATTCATAGTTGGAGCATGAGATTTTTATCTCAAGGGGGTAAGGAAGTTTTCATTAAAGCAATCCTCCAAGCTATTCCTACGTACTCTATGATATGCTTTTTGTTACCTAAATCGCTTTGTGCTGAATTGAAGGGTATTATGTCTAGGTTTTGGTAGCAAAAAAGGCATGGCCAAAGAGGTATCCATTGGTGCGAATGGGGTTGGTTGTGCGAGTTGAAAGAGGTAAGAGGTTTAGGTTTTCGCAGCCTAACTAAATGCAACTTAGTGTTATTAGCGAAGCAAGGTTGGCATCTTATACATCATCTAAATTCGTTTTTAGTGTaagttttaaaagtaaaatattatccaGAGAGTGATTTTTTGAATGCTAAGTTAGGAATTTACTATCGTATACCTGGCAAAGTATTTAGGCCACTAGGGGCCTTCTGGAGACGGGCCTCTGTTGGAGAGTGGGTAAGGAGGACAAAATCAATGTTGTGAAGGATGCTTGGATCCCTGGATCTATTAATTACAAAATCAATTGTTCTATTCAAGGTAATGGAATAACTAGAGTCTCAGAATTAATTGATAGCTTGCATGGATCTTGGAAAGAAGATGTGATGATGTGATTCGTGATGCCTTTTCCGTTGAAGATGCAGACAGAATTTTGTGGATCCCTCTGGCCACGGTGGAACACAATGATCTGCTAGAGTGGAAAGGTGAATCTTCGGGCGAGTTTTCAGTTAAGAGTGCATACAAATTATTACTTGACTCTAATACTGACTTTAATGCCCATGAGATACAAAATGAACTGAAATACTTTGACAAAAAATTATGGAGCCTTAATCTCCCAGCAAAACAGAAAATTACAATTTGGAAAGTCTCGAAATACTTTTACAGTACAGACAACTTAGATCAAATTCAATCTGCCCAAGATGTGGCGTGGGAGTGGAAACGATTGTACATGTATCCTGAGACTGTCATGTGTCAACAGTAGTATGGATGCATTTAAATTTAGTTTGTGTATTATCTAAACCGAATCTGGGGAACTGGGAGTGGCTCACCTGGGTTTTTGCAGAAGGATCGAGCAGCTAGTGTCGAACGTTTTGCTACGCACTTTGGGTTATCTAGAATGCGAGGAACAAAGTAATACATGAAAGGCAAAATAATTCAGGGAGGGAGTTAGTGAACATAATAACCATATTTGTGCAGGAAAGTGATGCTATGAGTAATAGAAGCCTTACCAAACATCTTTCTTGTTTAGAGTGGAAACCCCTAGAGAACGGAACCGTGCGCATCAATTTTGACGCGGCTTTTAACCATCATCACTTCAGATCTGCCGTGGGGTTGGTGGTCAGAAATGATAGGGGGGAGGTTTTGGTCTCCAAGTCAGTGGTGGAGAATCGGATTGCCTCCTCTTTTGTCGCGGAAGCTTGTACATGCGCTCATGCAGTTAGGTTGGGGATAACCATGTGTTTGGACGCAGTAGAAATCGAGGGAGATGCgttaacaattataaaaaaatgtcagGCTGATGTTGAAGACAAGCCAGAAATAGGAGCTTATATTAGAGAAAATACAccagaataagggtcgatttaaCAAGATATGGTTTAAGTATATTCTTAGACGGGTAAATCAGACAACTCGTATTATTGCCACAGAGAGTTTAAAGAGAGAAGAGGAGTTTTACCTGGAACGGAGTCTGCCTTCTTACACCGTCGCTTCGCTGGGACTGGGAAGGCAGCTGGAACGTGAACCTGACTGAGAATCTCAAAGGTCTTTCGTACTATCGGAGAAGAAGATAAAGGATTTTGATGAAAAGTAGCTTCCTTTTTCTGATTTTGACGAAAAGTAGATTTGGAGAGTGGTGGGTGGCAGTTTCATTAAATTCGACTTGACAGGGGACTTTTAGTTTCCTTCTTCCGATTtcttttgtgttttctttttgCCCGGTGGGTCTCGCTGCTGGGCTTCTGTTATCTGTTGAACTTTATTGCTGGGTCCAGTTCATTTTCAATAAAGTCCAGtcctattatttaaaaaaaaatggtctctCCGAGCCAAATATAGTTTTGTCCTGACTGATTCAATTGCAACTGTACAGTGATGATATGGAGACGGTAATGAAGACGAAGAGAATAACCTCAACGATTTCTGGTTTTATTCTTCCTAattctcttctttttcctttttctaaacTGCCCGTTACGTGTTTTCTTTCCAGTTGTTCTACTGCTTCTGATGAAAATGTCAAGATGGGTATGTCCAAACCCACCTATCTCGAGAATTTGGTCATACATAAGTGTAAATCAAGATCCCTTGAGCTTGATGAAGCTCTGGGTTTTTTCAATTCCATGATTTCAATGAGACCCTTGCCCTCAGTTTCGGCTTTCAATTATCTGCTTGGAGCAGTCTCCAAGATGGAACAATGTGCATTTGTTGTTTCCATGTGTAAACAGATTATGGGTTGTAGTGACTTCCAACCTAATATCTTTACAATGAACATTTGGATCCTTTGTTTGTGCAATTTGAAGAAGGTGGACTTAGGTTTCTCTGTGTTGGCTATGATTGTAAAACTTGGTCTTCAACCTGACGATTATACCATGAATACTCTGCTTATTGGACTGAGCGATGAGGGTAAGATTAACAAGGCAATGGGAGTGTTTAGGAAAATATTGGAGACTGGATATCCGCATAATCAATACACTTTCAGTATTATTATGAGGGAACTTTGCAGATCAGGGAATTCTCATTTGCTGTTCTTCTTCTGTTAAAGATGAATGGAAATGGAAGCTTTCAACCTGATGCGGTGTGCTATAGTACAATTATTGATGGATTCTGTAAAGAGAATTGCATGGACAAGGCTTTGATTATCTTTCGAGATATGTTAGATAGGAGAATTAAGCCTAATGTTGTTACATTCAATTCGTTGATTAATGGATTTTGCAGCGTTGGCCAGTGGGATGAAGCAAAAGAATTATTAGTTGACATGGGTAACAAGGGGATTTCCCCTAATGTCTATACCTTAAATACTCTAATTTCTGCTCTTTGCAAGGATGGGAAGATCCAAGAAGCAatatttgtatttgatttaatgacCCAAAGAGGCACAAGGCCTGATGTTATCACTTATACTATGCTAATTCATGCCTTATGCAAGTTTGGCGAATGGAGATTGGTCAGGAATTTCTTTGCAAACATGATTGCATCTGAAATTTTACCTTCCGTTTTAACTTTCAATTCCATGATATATATTTTATGCAAGGAGGGGCAGTCATCAGAGGCAATTGAAATTCTGGAACTAATGAAAGGCGTGAAACCGGATGTTGTTACCTATAATCCTCTTATTCAAGGACTTTGTCATTCTGGGCAATGGGAAGAAGCAACAAGCTTGCTCAATAGAATGATGAATGAAGGAGTCCATCCTGATGTTGTGACTTTCAATTCTTTAATCAATGCTTTATGCAAGGAAAAGAGGACTTCAGAAGCCTTTACTGTGTTGGAATTAATGATACAGAGAAATGTAAAACCTAACGTTGTCACATACAATTGTTTAATATATGAGTTTTGCAGTTCGGGCAAATGGACGGAAGCAACAACCGTGCTCAATAGAATGATGAATGAAGGAGTACATCTTGATGTAGTAACTTTCAATTCTTTAATCAATGCCTTATGCAAGGAAAAGAGGACTGAAGAAGCCATTACCATGTTGGAACTAATGAGTCAGAGAGGTGTAAAACCTGACATTGTGACCTACAATTGTTTAATACGTGGATTGTGCAATTCAGATAAACGTGCAGAAGCCACAAGCTTGTTTAGTAGGATGTTGAATGGAGGAGTCCAGCCTGATATGGAAACTTTAAGATCTTTAATCAATGCTTTGTACAAGGAAAACAAGTATGAAGAAGCCATTAGCATGTTGGAACTAATGAGTCAGAGAAATGTAATACCTGACATTGTCACCTACTGCTTTTTAATACTTGGATTGTGGAGTTTAGGTAATTGTGCAGAAGTGACTAGCTTGTATAGTAGGATGTTGAATGGAGTCCAGCCTGATGTGGAAACCTTAAGCTCTTTAATCAATGCTTTgtggaaagaaaaaaagattgaaGAAGCCATTACCTTGTACAAATTAATGATTCAGAGAGATCTGAAACCAGACATCGTCACCTACAGTTGTTTAATACATGGATTATGCAAATCAGGACAATGTGGAGAAGCAACAAGCTTGCTTAGTAAGATGGTTGCTGAAGATATTGTACCTGATGTTGAAACTTTTAACATTTTGTTGGATGCTATCAGCAAACAAGGAACAAAAGAAAAAACTCATGAAGTACTGAAGGTGATGGATCAAAAAGGCGTGAAGCCGAATGAATTTACTTACAGGATAATGATTGAAGAAGTGTAAATGAATTTACTTACAGGGTAATGATCGAAGAGGTGTAAAGCCATTACCTTGTTTTGTGCCATAGTAAAGCTTTCCTTCACTCGGGTTGATTTTTGTTTTCTTGTGCTTGGTTCGTAGACAGCCTTTTTTTTCCCTCCTCCATAACACACTTTTCATCTGGCTTTGCTTGCTTTTAGTTGTCTGGTTTACTGCCATGATAATGCTTTTCTTCTGGTTTTGGTTTAACATAGGTAGGAAACCGAAATATTGTTTTTCTTCTGGTTTTGGTTTAACAACATAAggcttttctttttcctcacggTTTTCTTCTTGTTTAGGCTTGTAAATGTCATAGTTAGGAATATCTTCTTCATCGTCTGGCTTTGCTTGAGGGCTGTCTGCTGTTATTCCATCTAAACCATGCTTAGATGAATCATCACCATAACCAGGCTTCACTTTTCATACTGGCTTCTCTTTTTATGCCATAATCAGGCTTTTGCTTGAGGGCTGTCACCCCGAATGCCATCAATGTTAGAAGGAGAATGCCAAGGAGAGGTGAGAAAGCCTTGGCAGTGGCACTATTAATTCTATCGCTCTGGAATgttatgtaataattattattagaaGGAAATATAAGTGGATGAAGAATACAGGATGACACCGTTGCGTTTTATATGGGATTGGTCAAACTTAATCTTAGTTTACTAATGGCTAAGACTGTAGTTCTGAAACAAAATAAACAATGATTCTGGGTTTAAAATTATATGAGGAGAGGCTGACTTGAAAATTTGTGGACAGACCTTAAGCATTGGTTATACTTCATTTGTGTTTTCCTCGTTGGTGAAAGGTACATGACTCGTACACTAGTTTTGTTGCCAGATTCTTTCACCAAAATGCAGTCTGATTGTTTCTTAGACTTTTAGTTCAGAATTacttctcaaaagtatttttgagccaaaaagcacttttgagtaaaaactaaaattttctgGTTCTGCTTTTGGTTAAAAAAGTGCTTTTGCAAAGCATTTTTTTTATCCTAAAAGTATTTGCTCAAAAGCATCTTGTTTAGCAATGTTTTTATCTCAAAAGTGCTTTTTGGCCCAAAAGTACTTTGGAAGAAATGCTAAACTAGCCCTTAATGAAGTCGAAATCAGTTCTACTATGCATATTATACAGTTGTGCTCTTGACAGAAACAATGCCATCTATATAGGCATTTTAGTGATCTTCTCTATACTTTCCTAAAGAGCTAGACAGGCTTTGGAAGGTATAGTAGTTGGAAATACATTGTTTGAGAACCTAAGATCTAGCTATGTACTCGGACTCGTGTGCTACGGTTGGATACAGGTACATGTCCAAAATGGTTATGTTTAATTTTCTAAAGTTGGAGGATCCTCTGCTTTTCTGGCCATTGCTCAAGCCATGACTGATCAACCATGTGTACAGAAAAAGAAAGCTATTTCTTGTTAGTGAGTACCTATGACTTccatttggagttccatagcagGAAGCTGGAATCGACCTCTTGAAAGCTATTTCTTGTTAGGTTTTAGTGATGCATTAGGCTactaatgaaaaggaaaagataaaggaAGCAACCTATCCATGTTCTCAAAAGTATTGTTCCTTAGAAAACTAAACAAAATCCTGTAGCAACAAATGTCTGGCCAATAGAATAAAATGACAGCTAGCAAAAGGATACTACActatcattttagtccttaaaaacttagtgatacggggttgcgcgcggaccaagatcgagttgccaagtcacgggaaactcctacgaaaaccctaaacaattagatctgaaacgaaacagaaaattaaaagattagattttttgaattttcagatctgaaataaaatccccaaatcagcaaagaatcaaattgagaatagaaataagtgttagggttcttgaaaccctcaaggagattgtgattctgcccaattgaacaccaagatagttttccccaaatttcgacaatctaatttcacccaaaaagaatatggaaaaaccctagaaattgggaatttttgggctgattccttaagatagaaaaaggctgaaaacacaataagaacagaaaatagattagataatgattcagcacaagtagaaataaagaaagaattgacagtaagaaattaaaagataagtcctaagaagccttgaaatctcgaaagatctcacaactcccttcaaacggctctaatctcccctccaaagaatatcaatggcaagaagaaggttgaagatggctcccacaatcaaaaagattgttaaaacaacttctaaagaaaactcaagagaaaatccttgaagaactcaaagagaattttcactcaaatcaaatctgaaattttcaatgtaattgtaatgtaatgtagggtggctggccaagccatataaataggcctttcaaatgttttcctaatttaattagaacactaaaactaaaactaaaaaaaactcctaattattttaatatggaaattcggccaagggtcttttatttgggactcttggactgaatataaaaatttaaactaaataaaataaataaataaataaataaaaataaa includes these proteins:
- the LOC107896978 gene encoding pentatricopeptide repeat-containing protein At1g63080, mitochondrial — its product is MNGNGSFQPDAVCYSTIIDGFCKENCMDKALIIFRDMLDRRIKPNVVTFNSLINGFCSVGQWDEAKELLVDMGNKGISPNVYTLNTLISALCKDGKIQEAIFVFDLMTQRGTRPDVITYTMLIHALCKFGEWRLVRNFFANMIASEILPSVLTFNSMIYILCKEGQSSEAIEILELMKGVKPDVVTYNPLIQGLCHSGQWEEATSLLNRMMNEGVHPDVVTFNSLINALCKEKRTSEAFTVLELMIQRNVKPNVVTYNCLIYEFCSSGKWTEATTVLNRMMNEGVHLDVVTFNSLINALCKEKRTEEAITMLELMSQRGVKPDIVTYNCLIRGLCNSDKRAEATSLFSRMLNGGVQPDMETLRSLINALYKENKYEEAISMLELMSQRNVIPDIVTYCFLILGLWSLGNCAEVTSLYSRMLNGVQPDVETLSSLINALWKEKKIEEAITLYKLMIQRDLKPDIVTYSCLIHGLCKSGQCGEATSLLSKMVAEDIVPDVETFNILLDAISKQGTKEKTHEVLKVMDQKGVKPNEFTYRIMIEEV